The sequence below is a genomic window from Harmonia axyridis chromosome 1, icHarAxyr1.1, whole genome shotgun sequence.
GGACTATCATTCCATGTAGGGATGCATTATGCATTCTAAtgtaacaatcaaagttttcaataattgtactttcaatgatatggactgagagttcattcaatcttcaaattattatagaatgaatagaatatgtatatcaaaacaaatctcatatattttcataaaatcacatattagcacaattgcagtaattcttctttagtaatcaaaaatataactgcattaatattgttgatgagaataataattctctcaatcattttttctgaacactaatgatatttatgctaaaatttttaggttagttatattacaatatatttcatcaatgcctttccataacttatccgtaaagaaaacattgtaaacaatattcttcatcgaaaatatttgtagttatttcaatccttttggttatccaatgcagttattaaatatataaataagtatgtgtggattgtacatattagtattttcgatttttttcaccctggagagttcaacaattctgcaaaataaatgtgAATAGTAGTCATacgagatgtaataattttgcttgattctaccttccattttatgaaacaacttcttctctactattagataagttcgagataacataggatctacttgatatatttctatttaggttccaggaatttcgatattactataggtgtagagtagatattgtatttgttattgttcacgacttgacttctgagcagaaatgaaaataaacgatgaagtgacagataaatccgtgacggctgacggatagttcggagtaccaacatttgataataaaatataaccatgaaagctgtgcaaatctgatatattctcgtacgattttgttcagaatttgattgtatgaattaTAAAacgttagaaaaaaaaatagcatatttcattcggagttgaagtgacttttcatagCTCGCTTAAATTTAATTGGCAAAcataagctcgccatgaaaagtgacacttctcctccttgtgaaataatatactattatccggtacattatattattatatatatgatTTAGTATTGGTCTCGCCTTGTATAATCTGTCGGCAGATGGTCTGGAGTTATCTACCAAATGAAAATAACGAAGTAACAACTGGAATCGATTTCGACTCATTTTCGACCGCCAAAAACTCACATTATATAACTTGTTTCTGCTCCAGTAATGTTCAATTGATGGAAAAGAACAAGGCCTCATTTGTAACAAACGTCCGATAAAAACTTTCATCTCTGCAGAAGTAACATCTGTCCACTTGGACACCCTgttagatttttttatatttttacgttCTGCAATTTCTTGTGAAGCATATAAATTCGTTTGTTCGACGAGTAATGCTAGAAACTCTTCCGAAAAAAATAAGTCTACCAGCGTTTGTACTGTAAAATTTGTCGTATCCAATTTCACACCAACATTTTCTTggaaaatgaataattcaggATCTTGCGGAATGTCTGTCCACAAATTAGCATTTGATGTTGATTGAGAACCACTGTCATCACCATCAGATTCAGGAACAACTTCACTTTTTGAGACGACTTCATCGCTACTACTATTTGAATTATCAGAAGGTTGATAATCACTACTGTCGTTAGTATCGTTACCATCGTCAATTTCATCTAATTCTGAATCACTCAGGTTATCAGCGTAGTACTCAAGTTGTTTTTGAGACAATGGTCGCTTCTTTTTATCCATATTGCGTTCTTGATAACAACACACGCAAGAAAGGCGCTAACGAGATGCACTCGACAATATGTTAGACACTACTGACGAATATAAATGCATTATCTCTGATCAGTATATCTAGGATTCCGCTCTAGCGAAGCGGCAGGTCTAAGCGTGTCGGGGTGCGAATTAACCCTTCAAAGgcggaattattattttttcaagagaGCAAATTTAGCGATTCTATTGAGTGAATTCCATTTATCAGTGTTGGGTAGAATAAGAATTAtgcatttttttcctttatttttctcaaaaaaatggcGTAACCATATGGTCACACTAGCCCAATATGAATACAGAAATGTCGAACAAATTATTTAatgtgaaatatataaaaacattcCACACATAGTCCCAAATCACATTTATTGCACTGTGTTCGACCAACAGAGGAGCATCCTTCTCCGGCACATCTTCTCCTCTTGTTATTTGGAACTGGAACAACTAAGTGGTCCTTATGGTCATACCTGATATCATCCGAAATCCTATTCATGGAGACACTATTTCTACTCGTTGTTGGTCTTCCATATCTTTTTGGGGCAGTTTTAAACCTATTTAGGTATACCTTTACAATTTCTCTTCTGAAATTCAGATTAGTAATTGAATTACCTGCACTTTTATACTGTATCCATGCATTGTGTAATGCGGTATCTATAAGCCAAGTAAGTAACGGCCAATACCATTTCTTACTTCTGATACCTATTCTATGGCGCGCAATATCTTCGTCCATCCGATCTGTCCCACCCATATATTTATTATAGGCATTTATAAGACGTGGCTggggaatttgaataattttcttctcGGACTGTGAATATCTTTTCACCAAAGAAGTGGGTTCAATTCCATAAGAAGTTGAAGCCATGGTAACAGGGGCATTGTCAGTCCAACGCACTAGTATCACACCttcatcttttgaaattttagacTCGATAgaacctcttttttttttcttcatgtcTAATTTAGAAGTTATTGGGCAGTCCTTTGGAACCCTATTTTCTCTAACGGTTCCTGTAACTCCATAGCCTCTTTGCTTTAGCTCCGTCAAAAGATTGAAACTCGTAAACAAATTGTCTGTATAAATTTGATAACGAAGATTTCTATCTGGCAAGGAGTCTAGCATTATTAGTAATGGAGAAGTAGCTTTTCCAAATTTATTGTCATATTCAGTAACCGACTTCGGATTACTTCCCTGATATATATCGAAGTTGATTAGGTAGCCGTTTTCGGCATTCAAACTCCATACTTTATAGCCAAATCTTATCGGTTTTCCGCGAATAAACTGTTTGCAGCTGTGTCTGCCATAGTATTTCACCATACATTCGTCGTAACTCATATTTTCTGTCggcttaaaatatttcaaataatttttttgaagtttttcaatgagCGGCCTAAGTTTCCACATTTTGTCTTTGTAATTGGGTTTGGTATTATCGGCACAATGTAAAAAACGCATTATCTGTCGAAATCTGTCCCTACGCATTGCTTCCTTTACTAATTGATTTCCTATGTCCGATTCTGAATCCCAGTAAAAACATTTTCCGGGAAGAGAGTTATACCCGGTCAAAATAAGTATACCGATGAAACACTTCATTTCATCAGATTCTATTTTCGGATCTGGATGGTTTAGGAAGAGCGCATATTTATTTGATTCTTCTACTAACATACGAACAATGTCGTCGtcgaaaaacaattcaaataaatctGTTGGGGATTTTCCTATAAAATTGGTATAGTCTGGCTGTGGAAATACTGCTGTCGTTTTTAGAAGATCGCCCTCGATCCAAGTTCTTTTGAGTGTTTCTTTCACTTTCTTCTGCGGcttcttcgttgaattcgtcTTTTTGGTGCTCTTGTTTGAACTAGTGCTTGGACCACATTTTTCAATCTGACTAACTTCACTTTCTAATAAACTATTGTCTCCTTCACTGCCTTCTTCATTTGAAACATCTTCGAAGCCAGTTATGCGCGAATTGTCAGAAAGTCGGATTTCTGCTGCAGTTGATAATTGGCCACGTGATAAATTATCCATTTCCCCGCCTTCTTCATCACCCGAATCTTCATCTGTCAGTACATTTGGTTCCGGCGGTGATATGTAAATGTCACACACACCATTGCTATCTTCTTCGTCGTTATATACTATATCTAAGGCTTCTTTGAGAGAGAAACCTcgcctgaaacaaaaaatatcaatttctgcCAGATTCGGCTAGTGTCACCATGCGGTCACAGTCAAGTTTGCATCAAAGTTGATTTTGAACAGAGAAGAGATATTCAAATctaatatattcttgaaattccTCACACATTTCACCAACTATTGaaacaaatataattaaaagatattcagtttgaaatagaaatttgatACTTACACAAATTTGGGATCCATTTTATTGCGAATACCTAACAAACACGGCAGTTCACCTCTATTACGAATGAGAAATCAGTGGAATAACAATGCGACACGTTCACACTACAAAGTTCCTAAGTCAACTGAATAAATATCATCGCTTCCTCACGTATACTAAGATATACGTACATATGTCAGCTGATTTTGTGCAGCGCTGTAGGTGTGACCATATGGTCACGGTAGCCTTTGAAGGGTTAACTCGTAGTTGGCCTCCGcgaagatattttttttacgGACGCCAATTACGAGATGATTCGTAAgacctttttttcgaaaaaaatacattttctatAAATTTTGGTGCTAACTATGGACTATAATTACAGTTTTGAGTAGGATAACATGATTAACTCATTTTGGCTTTTTTGGCCAGAATTCGGAAATTGGCCGTCCCAACGAGCAAAGTTGTCTTATAAATCGAATGTTTGGTGACTATTTTATTTTAAAGGTATCTTATAAATGCTTTCAATAATAGCAATTTATTATATTAAGCCTACATAAATACTTTTTTGTTGCGAATAGCTGAAGAATTTTATAGAGTTATCGTGACAACGTtagtaaagcgaaattataaaatatcttaTGAAACAGTTGCCTAGTTATCATTTAAGTGTGTCGATACCTAGcttataaaataatacaatcTATAAAACTGATTTGTTGCTTAGtggttttttaatttattatggtGATAAGGCAGATAGTGTTACAAATATCTTAAAGAAATACTTTTAAGTTGCTTTTCGTCCacttaaaaaattgttatattgtTGTACCTTTAGCAACGATTTCGTTTCGATGAGTAAATAGTTGTTTTGGTAACCACTTGATAACTATTTTGTTGTATCGTATTTCTACgacaataataaaacaatatacCTATAAATTTTAAGTTAGGTTacctattttgaaaataattcttcattatgtgCGATATAAGTCagtggaaaaaaatcaaaaaaagtggTGCATTTCGAAGACGAATGAAAATGTGTTATGAAAATATGATGAAGAATACAAGTACATATAGTGCTGGGAATCAGGAGACACTACAGAAAGATGTTGAATCAATAGACTGTACACAATCTGCAGATGCTGAAATCTCAATGAGCGAAAATacgtctgctatctcgattacCAAAGCCACAGCAACTGAGAACCCACAAACAGTGGTGGACCTGTCGAATAATAATACTGACATAGTCACAAGTGATGATGAAGTAAGAGGTAATTGGTTGATAGAATTAGAGTCAAATGAAGATTGCGACTCTGTACTGGAACTTGAGCAAAATGCAGAATTTAGGAATCGTTTAAGGCAATGGGCAGTTTCATTTAATATTTCACACTCAGCATTAAGAGTGCTCTTTCGATACCTGAATGGAAGGATGCCGAACATTCTACCTCATGATCCCAGAACACTTTTGAAAACATATCACACTATTGTTATGGTTAAAATTGGAGAGAATGGCCATTATTGGCACCATGGATTACAATTTTCTTTACAGAAAATGTTGACATCAATTCAAAATCTTCCAAAGAAAATTTCGTTGAATATTAGTATGGATGGTCTTCCCATATACAAAAGCAGTAGAAGTGAATTCTGGCCTATACTTTTCAACATTCATGAACTTCCTGAAATTAAACCCATGATAATAGGTATATATTGTGGTAAGGGAAAACCTTCAAATTTGGCAGAATATTTGACACCATTTGTTGAAGAAGCCAAACCAATACTTTCGGAAGGATTGATAATCAACGGAAACAACACTACTGTTAAAATAAGATGCTTTGTATGTGACTCACCGGCTAGAGCATTCATCAAAggtaattattataattgaccATCAATGGCCAAGataggtatataacttaaagggtgaatgattattttctttatctttcAGGAGTAACGAACTTCAATAGTAAACATGGATGCCTCAAGTGTACTACAGTTGGAGAATATTCACACATTTCCCATACAGTCTACTTTCCTACGATAGGTTGTGAAAAAAGAACTAATGCTGgatttcatgcaaaattatatGGCTCCCATCATAAACAAGATACCCCTCTAAGTTTACTGCCCATCGATATGGTTGAAGATTTTCCGGTCAGTGATTCTCTTCATCTGATCGATCTGGGTGTCATGAAAAGGTGTTTATTGGGATGGAGAGATggaagttttggtacttataaAACTAAATGGTGTGCGAAAGATATTACTGACGTTTCACATTTTCTTGAGAAATGTAAGCTACCATCTGAAGTTCATAGAGCTGTACGAGGCTTAAATGTTTTATGCCATTGGAAAGGTTCCGAATATCATACTTTTTTACATTATTTAAGTATAGTAATACTTAAGGATGTATTGCCTCTTGATGTGTACCaacattttcttaattttttttgtgctaTAACTATATGCTCAACTAAATATTATGTGCATTTTCTCCATTTGGCTGAAGCATTACTCAATaattatgttgaatattatCGAGATTTTTATGGAGAGGATTATATTACCAGTAATGTTCATAATCTCACTCATTTAGTTGATGAAGTAAGAAGGTATGGACCTTTG
It includes:
- the LOC123670887 gene encoding uncharacterized protein LOC123670887, translating into MCDISQWKKIKKSGAFRRRMKMCYENMMKNTSTYSAGNQETLQKDVESIDCTQSADAEISMSENTSAISITKATATENPQTVVDLSNNNTDIVTSDDEVRGNWLIELESNEDCDSVLELEQNAEFRNRLRQWAVSFNISHSALRVLFRYLNGRMPNILPHDPRTLLKTYHTIVMVKIGENGHYWHHGLQFSLQKMLTSIQNLPKKISLNISMDGLPIYKSSRSEFWPILFNIHELPEIKPMIIGIYCGKGKPSNLAEYLTPFVEEAKPILSEGLIINGNNTTVKIRCFVCDSPARAFIKGVTNFNSKHGCLKCTTVGEYSHISHTVYFPTIGCEKRTNAGFHAKLYGSHHKQDTPLSLLPIDMVEDFPVSDSLHLIDLGVMKRCLLGWRDGSFGTYKTKWCAKDITDVSHFLEKCKLPSEVHRAVRGLNVLCHWKGSEYHTFLHYLSIVILKDVLPLDVYQHFLNFFCAITICSTKYYVHFLHLAEALLNNYVEYYRDFYGEDYITSNVHNLTHLVDEVRRYGPLTTFNAYPFESRLYQIKNLLRNGNSPLAQVAKRMSEIIQCENESKKYCTSFPVLKSKNDSGFFSKIELKQFSLSADNRNKWFLTHNDDIVAMEYAILINNTPLICGHAVGDNLQEVFEIPIKSSFLNIFKTNNNNQKPLKLYSTTDVKCKMVATKYRDEFFFIPLLHTLHENK
- the LOC123673690 gene encoding piggyBac transposable element-derived protein 3-like — encoded protein: MDPKFVRGFSLKEALDIVYNDEEDSNGVCDIYISPPEPNVLTDEDSGDEEGGEMDNLSRGQLSTAAEIRLSDNSRITGFEDVSNEEGSEGDNSLLESEVSQIEKCGPSTSSNKSTKKTNSTKKPQKKVKETLKRTWIEGDLLKTTAVFPQPDYTNFIGKSPTDLFELFFDDDIVRMLVEESNKYALFLNHPDPKIESDEMKCFIGILILTGYNSLPGKCFYWDSESDIGNQLVKEAMRRDRFRQIMRFLHCADNTKPNYKDKMWKLRPLIEKLQKNYLKYFKPTENMSYDECMVKYYGRHSCKQFIRGKPIRFGYKVWSLNAENGYLINFDIYQGSNPKSVTEYDNKFGKATSPLLIMLDSLPDRNLRYQIYTDNLFTSFNLLTELKQRGYGVTGTVRENRVPKDCPITSKLDMKKKKRGSIESKISKDEGVILVRWTDNAPVTMASTSYGIEPTSLVKRYSQSEKKIIQIPQPRLINAYNKYMGGTDRMDEDIARHRIGIRSKKWYWPLLTWLIDTALHNAWIQYKSAGNSITNLNFRREIVKVYLNRFKTAPKRYGRPTTSRNSVSMNRISDDIRYDHKDHLVVPVPNNKRRRCAGEGCSSVGRTQCNKCDLGLCVECFYIFHIK